The following proteins come from a genomic window of Micromonospora zamorensis:
- a CDS encoding DegT/DnrJ/EryC1/StrS family aminotransferase has translation MSQTIHLSPPDVGPLEESYLVAALRSGWVAPAGPDLQAFEHDIAERVGTGGAVAVSSGTAALHLALLGVGVTPGDVVIVPTLTFVATANAVHYIGARPVFVDCDPRTGNLDVDLTADLLRRLRSRGERVGAIVPVDMFGSCVDYLSLVPVCDEAEVPLVEDAAEALGASHRGQPAGSFGHAGVLSFNGNKIMTTSGGGMLVSDDVALLDRARHLSTQAREPARHYEHRETGYNYRLSNLLAALGRAQLLRLDEMIARRRQLRDHYAKLFAPVPGVQLLGAEDTESNCWLTVITVERERCGWQADDLAAHLAERDIETRPVWKPMHLQPMHAGAESLLSGAAERLFADGLTLPSGSALTEPQIARVLAAIDEFLAARTGGPAA, from the coding sequence ATGAGCCAGACGATCCACCTGTCCCCGCCCGACGTCGGCCCTCTCGAAGAGTCGTACCTGGTCGCGGCCCTGCGTTCCGGCTGGGTGGCGCCGGCCGGCCCGGACCTGCAGGCCTTCGAGCACGACATCGCCGAGCGGGTCGGCACCGGCGGAGCCGTGGCGGTCAGCTCCGGCACCGCCGCCCTGCACCTGGCTCTGCTCGGCGTCGGCGTGACGCCTGGTGACGTGGTCATCGTGCCCACGCTCACCTTCGTCGCCACCGCCAACGCGGTCCACTACATCGGCGCGCGTCCGGTCTTCGTGGACTGCGACCCCAGGACCGGCAACCTCGACGTCGATCTCACCGCCGACCTGCTGCGTCGGCTGCGATCGCGCGGCGAGCGGGTTGGCGCGATCGTCCCGGTGGACATGTTCGGCAGCTGCGTCGACTACCTCTCGCTGGTCCCGGTCTGCGACGAGGCCGAGGTCCCCCTTGTGGAGGACGCCGCGGAGGCGCTCGGGGCGAGTCACCGGGGGCAGCCCGCCGGCTCCTTCGGGCACGCCGGCGTGCTGTCTTTCAACGGCAACAAGATCATGACCACCTCCGGCGGCGGGATGCTGGTGAGCGACGACGTCGCACTTCTCGACCGGGCCCGCCACCTCTCCACCCAGGCCCGCGAACCGGCGCGACACTACGAGCACCGGGAGACCGGCTACAACTACCGGCTCAGCAACCTCCTCGCGGCGCTCGGCCGGGCCCAGTTGCTCCGGCTGGACGAGATGATCGCGCGACGCCGCCAACTACGCGACCACTACGCCAAGCTCTTCGCCCCGGTGCCGGGCGTCCAACTCCTCGGCGCCGAGGACACCGAGTCGAACTGCTGGCTCACCGTCATCACCGTCGAGCGGGAGCGGTGTGGTTGGCAGGCCGACGACCTGGCGGCCCACCTGGCCGAGCGGGACATCGAGACCCGGCCAGTGTGGAAGCCGATGCACCTTCAGCCCATGCACGCCGGCGCGGAGAGCCTGCTCAGCGGTGCGGCGGAGCGGCTCTTCGCCGACGGTCTCACCCTGCCCAGCGGGAGCGCCCTGACCGAGCCGCAGATCGCACGGGTGCTGGCCGCGATCGACGAGTTCCTGGCCGCTCGAACGGGAGGGCCCGCCGCGTGA
- a CDS encoding sugar transferase, producing MPDGLVDADLSLPRSSPKRGKRVADVVVAAVLLILVTPLLIVVAALVAMGLGRPVLFRQCRAGLHGQPFELVKFRTMRPPNLNLGLVGDRDRLTPLGRWLRATSLDELPTLWNVLRGDMSLVGPRPLLPEYLSRYSPRQALRHEVRPGVTGLAQVRGRNSLSWEEKLEFDVRYVESHNLRVDLSILAATVRTVLRREGINAAGSATAPEFLGTPPRRPAPPQRDRTPA from the coding sequence GTGCCTGATGGTCTCGTGGACGCCGATCTGTCACTGCCCCGGAGCAGCCCGAAGCGGGGCAAGCGAGTCGCCGACGTCGTCGTGGCGGCGGTCCTTCTCATCCTGGTCACGCCGTTGCTGATCGTCGTGGCGGCTCTGGTCGCGATGGGTCTCGGTCGCCCGGTGCTCTTCCGTCAGTGCCGCGCCGGACTGCACGGACAGCCTTTCGAGCTGGTCAAGTTCCGCACCATGCGACCACCCAACCTGAACCTCGGCCTGGTCGGAGACCGCGATCGCCTCACCCCACTCGGGCGTTGGCTGCGCGCCACCAGTCTGGACGAGCTGCCCACGCTCTGGAACGTGCTGCGCGGCGACATGAGCCTGGTCGGCCCGCGCCCGCTGCTGCCCGAATACCTCAGCCGCTACTCCCCCCGGCAAGCCCTACGGCACGAGGTCCGGCCCGGCGTCACGGGGTTGGCCCAGGTGCGGGGGCGCAACAGCTTGAGCTGGGAGGAGAAGTTGGAATTCGACGTGCGGTACGTGGAGAGCCACAACCTCCGGGTGGACTTGTCGATTCTCGCCGCGACCGTGCGGACCGTGCTGCGCCGCGAGGGAATCAACGCGGCCGGGTCCGCGACCGCGCCGGAGTTCCTCGGCACGCCGCCCCGCCGTCCGGCACCTCCGCAGCGCGACCGGACACCGGCATGA